Proteins co-encoded in one Luteolibacter sp. Y139 genomic window:
- a CDS encoding BamA/TamA family outer membrane protein: MNRLKQSRSLLRALVLVVAALAWVSSGEEKRSFCDPEDGAFDLSAFLDRPLGFIPLVVPITEPAVGGGAALMPVFINLPEDDEGRPDIWGVGAMRTSNGSEGLLAGQSAYWLDGRLHTLIGAADASINLDFHGLGQDAELSGQPLTYNIDMTGGMIEARWALDRKKRWDVGLQYAYAEVNVSFPDLASNIRVQGDPTGGKYGLNRGQRQRPDGFQSEIGSVALSVSYDSRNNIFTPTKGLYSGLTATFNSSAFGGSSEYERYEWATLWFTPVFTEDLVFGLKADLQSSSGDIPFYMRPSVQLRGAPMMRYQGAHVAYGEAELRWQFSPRWSVLGFGGIGSTWSDGPLLSRNDVTWTGGLGIRYLLARKYGLHMGLDVAYGEEGPACYVQFGSAWFRP; this comes from the coding sequence ATGAATCGCCTGAAACAATCACGAAGCTTGCTGCGGGCCCTGGTGCTCGTCGTTGCGGCGTTGGCATGGGTGTCGAGCGGGGAGGAGAAGAGGTCCTTTTGCGATCCGGAGGATGGTGCCTTTGATCTGAGTGCTTTCCTGGACCGGCCGCTGGGTTTCATCCCGCTGGTGGTGCCGATCACCGAGCCGGCGGTTGGTGGCGGTGCCGCGTTGATGCCGGTCTTCATCAACTTGCCGGAGGATGACGAGGGTCGGCCGGATATCTGGGGTGTGGGGGCGATGCGGACGTCCAATGGGTCGGAGGGACTGCTGGCCGGGCAATCCGCTTATTGGTTGGACGGCCGATTGCACACGCTGATCGGTGCGGCGGATGCATCGATCAATTTGGATTTCCACGGGCTCGGTCAGGATGCCGAGCTGAGCGGGCAACCGCTGACCTACAATATCGACATGACCGGCGGCATGATCGAGGCGCGCTGGGCACTCGATCGGAAGAAGCGCTGGGACGTGGGGCTGCAATATGCGTATGCGGAGGTGAACGTCTCGTTTCCGGATCTGGCGAGCAACATCCGCGTGCAGGGGGATCCCACCGGCGGGAAATATGGGCTGAATCGCGGGCAGCGGCAGAGGCCGGATGGTTTTCAATCGGAGATTGGGAGCGTGGCGCTGAGCGTGAGCTATGATAGCCGAAACAACATCTTCACGCCGACCAAGGGGCTCTATTCAGGGCTGACGGCGACGTTCAATTCCTCGGCATTTGGCGGGTCATCAGAATACGAGAGGTACGAATGGGCGACGCTGTGGTTCACGCCGGTATTCACGGAGGACCTGGTCTTCGGATTGAAGGCGGATCTTCAGTCGAGTTCCGGGGACATCCCTTTCTACATGCGGCCGTCGGTGCAGCTCCGCGGGGCGCCGATGATGCGTTACCAAGGTGCGCACGTCGCTTATGGCGAGGCCGAGTTGCGGTGGCAGTTTAGCCCGCGCTGGAGCGTGCTCGGCTTCGGGGGCATCGGGTCGACTTGGTCGGACGGTCCCTTGCTATCCCGCAATGACGTCACGTGGACCGGCGGACTCGGGATCCGCTACCTGCTGGCCCGGAAGTATGGCCTGCACATGGGGCTGGATGTTGCCTACGGCGAGGAGGGGCCCGCCTGTTACGTGCAGTTTGGCAGCGCCTGGTTCCGCCCCTGA
- a CDS encoding arylsulfatase — MKSQIRLTMKIEFVKRALCSTVCAGFAVSPNAQGEEPDRTHLPLPLSPFEGKVGKTYKESTAAWQHPPVAPAGAPNVVSVLLDDVGFGQTSTFGGLIPTPNLDKLAGEGLRYNRFHTTAICGPSRAALLTGRNHHDAGNGFLMEWATGFPEYSTMIPGNTATAGEILKDNGYATWWFGKNHNTPDWETTVAGPFDRWPTGLGFEYFYGFNAGETHQFYPVLFENTKAVEPDKTPEQGYHFMTDMTDRAIARMKFSKSVAPNKPFFMYFAPGAMHAPHHVTKEWREKFKGKFDMGWEKYREEVFQNQLKMGIVPPNTKLTPRPEWVPAWDSLKDDQKKLYAALFENYAGYFAFTDHEVGRLLDSIKELPDAENTLVIYIVGDNGASSEGGPDGTLDEIKNLNGLETSIGDTLENLDKLGGPESEPHYPVGWAWASNTPFQWVKQVASHLGGSRNPMVVSWPAKIKHDDKPRDCFLHLVDVLPTIMEAAHLPLPKTVNGIQQVPFAGKSFLASFTDPDYRGRTEQYFEILSNRSIYEDGWKANAQHTLPWRQDLAPGDWDKDKWELYNLNEDYSEANDLAASMPDKLAEMKKKFDAAAEKYHVYPLDDRGSARLAIPKPPVPGADADAKSYTYHAGAVRIAEPAAPPMKNRSWTLRAKVKTDGEKTEGVIMGFGGVAAGVSLYLKGGVPILDYNFFDAHTVVKGDKPLPKGESTVEVDFAYAGGGVGKAADIVLKVNGGKVSEGKAANTMAGRFGIDTFGIGEDSGQPVTPAYQAPFKFTGEIETVVIDVKPAAP, encoded by the coding sequence ATGAAATCTCAAATTCGTCTCACCATGAAAATCGAGTTCGTGAAGAGAGCTTTGTGCTCAACCGTTTGTGCAGGCTTCGCCGTGTCGCCGAATGCGCAAGGCGAGGAGCCGGATCGCACGCATCTTCCATTGCCGCTGTCTCCATTCGAGGGAAAGGTCGGCAAGACTTACAAGGAGTCCACCGCGGCCTGGCAGCATCCGCCTGTCGCACCCGCTGGCGCGCCCAATGTGGTCAGTGTCCTTCTTGACGATGTGGGATTCGGCCAGACCTCCACCTTCGGCGGGCTGATCCCCACGCCGAATCTGGACAAGCTCGCCGGAGAAGGACTGCGCTACAATCGCTTTCACACCACTGCGATCTGCGGTCCCTCCCGAGCCGCCTTGCTCACCGGGCGGAATCATCATGATGCGGGCAATGGATTCCTGATGGAGTGGGCGACCGGGTTCCCGGAGTACTCCACGATGATTCCCGGGAACACCGCGACAGCCGGTGAGATCCTGAAGGACAACGGCTATGCGACGTGGTGGTTCGGCAAGAATCACAATACACCGGATTGGGAGACTACCGTTGCGGGGCCATTCGACCGGTGGCCGACGGGGTTGGGATTTGAATACTTCTACGGCTTCAATGCGGGTGAGACCCATCAGTTCTACCCGGTGCTCTTCGAGAACACAAAGGCGGTAGAGCCGGACAAGACTCCGGAGCAGGGGTATCACTTCATGACCGACATGACCGATCGCGCCATCGCGCGCATGAAGTTTTCCAAGTCGGTCGCGCCGAACAAGCCGTTCTTCATGTACTTCGCACCGGGAGCGATGCATGCGCCCCATCACGTCACCAAGGAATGGCGGGAGAAGTTCAAGGGCAAGTTCGACATGGGATGGGAGAAATACCGGGAGGAGGTCTTCCAGAACCAGTTGAAGATGGGGATCGTCCCGCCCAATACCAAGCTCACGCCGCGCCCGGAGTGGGTGCCTGCCTGGGATTCGCTGAAGGACGACCAGAAGAAGCTCTATGCCGCGTTGTTCGAAAACTACGCAGGCTACTTCGCGTTTACCGACCACGAGGTCGGCCGCCTGCTGGACTCGATCAAGGAACTGCCGGATGCGGAGAACACGCTGGTCATCTACATCGTCGGTGACAACGGCGCGTCCTCTGAGGGAGGCCCTGACGGCACGCTCGACGAGATCAAGAACCTCAACGGGCTGGAAACGTCCATTGGAGACACGCTCGAGAATCTCGACAAGCTCGGCGGACCCGAATCGGAGCCACATTATCCCGTAGGCTGGGCTTGGGCGAGCAACACGCCCTTCCAGTGGGTCAAGCAGGTCGCCTCGCATCTCGGCGGCAGCCGCAATCCGATGGTCGTCAGTTGGCCGGCGAAGATCAAACATGACGACAAGCCACGCGATTGTTTCCTGCATCTGGTGGATGTGCTGCCCACGATCATGGAGGCGGCGCATCTTCCTCTGCCGAAGACGGTCAATGGCATCCAGCAGGTGCCCTTCGCAGGGAAGTCCTTTCTCGCGAGCTTCACAGATCCGGATTACCGGGGCCGTACCGAGCAGTATTTCGAGATTCTGAGCAATCGCTCGATCTACGAAGACGGATGGAAGGCGAATGCCCAGCACACGCTGCCATGGAGGCAGGATTTGGCTCCGGGCGATTGGGACAAGGACAAGTGGGAACTCTACAACCTCAACGAGGACTACTCCGAGGCGAACGATCTTGCCGCCAGCATGCCGGACAAGCTGGCGGAGATGAAGAAGAAGTTCGATGCCGCAGCGGAGAAGTATCACGTCTATCCGCTGGATGACCGCGGCTCCGCACGGCTGGCCATTCCGAAACCGCCGGTTCCAGGTGCCGATGCGGATGCCAAAAGCTACACCTACCATGCAGGTGCCGTGCGCATCGCCGAGCCGGCTGCGCCGCCCATGAAAAACCGTTCCTGGACTCTCAGGGCCAAGGTCAAAACGGATGGAGAGAAGACGGAGGGCGTGATCATGGGCTTTGGCGGAGTCGCTGCCGGGGTATCCCTTTATCTCAAGGGGGGCGTGCCGATCCTTGACTACAACTTCTTCGACGCGCACACGGTCGTGAAAGGTGACAAGCCCCTGCCGAAGGGTGAGTCGACGGTCGAAGTGGATTTCGCCTACGCGGGCGGAGGAGTTGGCAAGGCCGCGGACATCGTTCTCAAGGTCAATGGCGGGAAGGTCAGTGAAGGGAAGGCCGCCAACACCATGGCCGGCCGTTTCGGCATCGATACTTTCGGCATTGGCGAAGACTCCGGGCAACCGGTGACCCCTGCCTATCAAGCGCCCTTCAAGTTCACCGGCGAGATCGAGACGGTGGTTATCGACGTGAAGCCCGCTGCTCCATGA
- a CDS encoding response regulator transcription factor, with translation MNANQEAGPVVYLVDDDESLRTALSRLLRAAGHETRSYGSAAEFLLARKLPLRGCLLLDVRIPGGPSGLELHRGLRDQEEMLPVIFITGHGDIPMSVQAIKAGAFDFLPKPVQRETLLATVAAALEHDAARWEAAERRTELGRRLASLSPCEHEVLLRVVAGQPNKQIGAEVGCSERTVKAHRSKVMQKMGATSLAELVHMADDVMAGAAAGSH, from the coding sequence ATGAATGCGAACCAGGAAGCCGGGCCGGTCGTTTATCTGGTGGACGATGATGAGTCGCTGCGCACGGCGCTGTCGCGCTTGCTCCGCGCCGCGGGTCACGAGACGCGTTCGTATGGCTCGGCGGCGGAGTTCCTGCTGGCGCGGAAGCTGCCCCTACGCGGCTGCCTGTTGCTGGATGTGCGGATTCCAGGAGGCCCTAGCGGGCTGGAACTTCATCGCGGGCTGCGTGACCAAGAGGAGATGCTGCCGGTGATTTTCATCACCGGTCACGGCGACATCCCGATGAGCGTGCAGGCGATCAAGGCGGGGGCATTCGATTTCCTGCCGAAGCCGGTGCAGCGGGAAACCTTGCTCGCGACGGTGGCAGCAGCCTTGGAACATGACGCGGCGCGCTGGGAAGCCGCCGAGCGCCGGACCGAACTGGGCCGCCGGCTGGCCAGCCTCTCGCCATGCGAGCACGAGGTCTTGCTGCGGGTGGTGGCCGGACAGCCGAACAAGCAGATCGGTGCGGAGGTGGGCTGCTCGGAGCGAACGGTGAAAGCGCATCGTTCCAAGGTGATGCAGAAGATGGGAGCGACTTCACTGGCCGAGCTGGTGCACATGGCAGATGACGTGATGGCCGGAGCTGCGGCGGGCTCTCATTAA
- a CDS encoding response regulator transcription factor: MVEEKREIVVVDDDSSMSQAIERLIVTSGWRARSFASAEDLLVWDQHAGIIFLVLDIQLPGMSGLDLHQHLASCGIRPPVVFITGYDQPYFRQRAEEAGAVAYLTKPFSGQLLTDAIRRHLSAA; this comes from the coding sequence ATGGTGGAGGAAAAACGCGAGATCGTCGTCGTCGACGATGACAGCAGCATGAGCCAGGCGATCGAGCGCCTGATCGTAACCTCCGGCTGGAGGGCGCGGTCCTTCGCATCCGCCGAAGACCTGCTGGTCTGGGACCAGCATGCCGGCATCATCTTTCTCGTTCTCGACATTCAACTTCCCGGAATGTCGGGGCTGGATCTTCATCAGCATCTCGCCTCGTGCGGGATCCGTCCGCCGGTGGTGTTCATCACCGGCTATGACCAGCCGTATTTCCGCCAACGGGCGGAGGAGGCGGGTGCCGTGGCCTATCTGACCAAGCCGTTTTCCGGCCAGCTTCTGACTGATGCCATCCGCCGCCACCTGAGTGCCGCGTGA
- a CDS encoding PAS domain-containing sensor histidine kinase produces MSEASAHPTGADGLGGGENGDGFLAPLRLVWQQHPATVTAGVLAVAVQSILIAGLLIHRQRGMRAEQQLRVSEERYREVVESQTEMVCRYREDTTLTFVNEAYCRFFGKDRSELLGTRFLSLIPTEGHADVMATIDRMIAGKRSVSLEHEVLRPDGSVGWMQWDDYPIYGQHGELLELQGIGKDVTERHRAMEELRQSEKRFAGVFRGSPVAIAIVRQSDGRLVEVNPEWEKFFEIGREEAVGKTPVELGLVGSRDSDRKFREMLDAGEPLRSLEQQVTLRDGTTRWMGLSTELIQLDGEACFVVMSRNITEQRAADEARRGIARSSRLALLGELTASIAHEVNQPLGAILSNAEAAEMLLSRGEASLPEVRQILADIRRDDLRASEVITRVRALVGKRETRMEPLDVNDLLESSMRLVAHDVQRRGVVIGRDYTLNLPVISGDRVQLEQVLLNLLLNAMDAIKGVSLAHRRVMLRSARHGPGTVEISVTDNGHGIAPEKIDRLFDSFYTTKESGMGLGLSLVRSIAEAHAGRVTAENNASGGATFRLVLPTLADP; encoded by the coding sequence TTGTCCGAGGCGAGTGCCCATCCGACGGGGGCTGATGGTCTTGGTGGCGGCGAGAATGGCGACGGATTCCTCGCGCCGCTCCGTCTGGTGTGGCAGCAGCATCCTGCGACCGTGACTGCGGGCGTGCTCGCAGTTGCCGTTCAATCCATTCTGATCGCCGGCCTGCTGATTCATCGCCAACGCGGGATGCGCGCGGAGCAGCAGCTGCGCGTCAGCGAGGAACGCTACCGCGAGGTGGTGGAGAGCCAGACGGAGATGGTCTGCCGTTATCGAGAAGACACCACCCTTACCTTTGTGAATGAGGCTTACTGCCGCTTCTTCGGGAAGGATCGCAGCGAACTGCTTGGAACCCGGTTTCTCAGCCTGATTCCAACTGAAGGTCATGCCGACGTGATGGCGACGATTGACCGGATGATTGCAGGCAAGCGGTCGGTTTCCCTCGAACACGAGGTGCTTCGTCCGGATGGAAGCGTCGGCTGGATGCAGTGGGACGACTATCCGATCTACGGGCAGCACGGGGAACTGCTCGAACTGCAAGGAATCGGAAAAGATGTCACTGAGCGTCACCGCGCGATGGAGGAATTGCGACAGTCGGAGAAGCGGTTTGCAGGTGTCTTTCGCGGCAGTCCGGTCGCGATTGCGATTGTCCGGCAGTCGGATGGAAGGCTGGTAGAGGTGAACCCGGAGTGGGAGAAATTCTTTGAGATCGGCCGCGAGGAAGCGGTGGGAAAGACCCCGGTCGAGCTCGGGCTGGTGGGCAGCCGAGATTCCGACCGGAAATTCCGGGAGATGCTTGATGCGGGTGAGCCGCTGCGAAGCCTAGAGCAGCAGGTGACGCTTCGCGACGGGACGACCCGGTGGATGGGGCTTTCGACCGAGCTGATTCAACTCGATGGAGAGGCCTGCTTTGTGGTGATGAGCCGGAATATCACCGAGCAGCGGGCGGCCGATGAGGCCCGCCGTGGCATCGCGCGCTCGTCCCGGCTGGCCCTGCTGGGGGAACTCACGGCGTCGATCGCCCACGAGGTGAACCAGCCGCTGGGAGCGATCCTGAGCAATGCGGAGGCTGCAGAAATGCTCCTGTCCAGAGGAGAGGCGTCCCTTCCCGAGGTGCGCCAGATCCTCGCTGACATCCGCCGGGATGACTTGCGCGCGAGCGAGGTGATCACGCGGGTCCGGGCTCTGGTCGGGAAGCGCGAGACGCGGATGGAGCCGCTGGACGTCAATGATTTGCTGGAGTCGTCGATGCGGCTGGTCGCGCATGACGTGCAGCGCCGGGGAGTGGTGATTGGCCGGGATTACACCCTGAATCTGCCGGTGATTTCCGGTGACCGGGTACAGCTGGAGCAGGTGCTGCTGAACTTGCTGCTCAATGCGATGGATGCGATCAAGGGAGTCTCGCTGGCCCATCGCCGGGTGATGCTGCGCTCGGCCCGGCACGGCCCCGGCACGGTGGAAATCAGCGTGACGGACAATGGTCACGGGATCGCCCCGGAAAAAATCGACCGCTTATTCGATTCTTTCTATACCACCAAGGAAAGTGGTATGGGGCTCGGTCTGTCGCTCGTAAGGTCGATCGCCGAGGCTCATGCCGGACGTGTGACAGCGGAGAACAATGCCAGTGGAGGGGCCACCTTCCGACTGGTCCTTCCCACACTCGCCGATCCCTGA
- a CDS encoding acylphosphatase, whose translation MIARRVIFEGRVQGVGFRYTTKDLAKGFEVCGGVKNLPDGTVELEVMGEREEVEAFIKEIAEESPLAHHIKGMHVKNIPPLEGVKGFTIER comes from the coding sequence GTGATTGCACGCCGTGTGATTTTCGAGGGGCGCGTCCAGGGCGTCGGCTTCCGCTACACTACCAAGGACCTTGCCAAGGGCTTCGAAGTCTGTGGCGGCGTGAAGAATTTGCCGGATGGCACCGTGGAGCTGGAAGTCATGGGCGAGCGCGAGGAGGTGGAGGCCTTCATCAAGGAGATCGCCGAGGAAAGCCCGCTCGCCCACCACATCAAGGGCATGCACGTGAAGAACATCCCGCCGCTGGAAGGCGTGAAGGGCTTCACCATCGAGCGCTGA
- a CDS encoding MarC family protein — MLALAVTLFLVLDPFGNAAIFHAVLSKIPEERRRRVLLRELLFALCILLGFLFAGKHLLGFLGVRPATLSISGGILLFLIALGMVFPTRSVLGETDEEEPFIVPLAVPLMAGPSSIALILLTATKYPAAIGSIALAVGGAWLVSAAILLLSPTVLKLLGTKGTRALERLMGLLLILVAVQMFLDGVSTYSASSAP, encoded by the coding sequence CTGCTCGCCCTCGCCGTCACCCTGTTTCTGGTGCTCGACCCCTTCGGGAACGCGGCGATCTTCCACGCCGTCCTTTCCAAGATCCCCGAGGAACGCCGGCGCAGGGTCCTGCTGCGCGAGTTGCTGTTCGCGCTTTGCATCCTGTTAGGCTTCCTGTTTGCAGGCAAACACCTGCTCGGCTTCCTCGGTGTCAGGCCGGCCACCCTGAGCATCTCCGGCGGCATCCTGCTCTTCCTCATCGCGCTCGGCATGGTCTTCCCCACCCGCTCGGTGCTCGGGGAAACGGACGAGGAAGAGCCTTTCATCGTCCCGCTCGCCGTGCCGCTGATGGCCGGGCCATCCAGCATCGCCCTCATTTTGCTGACCGCGACGAAATACCCGGCAGCCATCGGCTCGATCGCGCTGGCGGTCGGCGGCGCCTGGCTGGTATCCGCAGCGATCCTCCTGCTTTCACCCACGGTGCTGAAGCTGTTGGGCACCAAGGGCACACGTGCCTTGGAACGGCTGATGGGCCTGCTCCTCATTCTGGTGGCAGTCCAAATGTTCCTCGACGGCGTCTCCACCTACAGCGCATCTTCCGCGCCGTGA
- a CDS encoding SphA family protein, protein MKRKHLLSALALTVACASQAHAVEGGIGRPVSGTAINPFAGVVPPAPGFIFSVGEIYYTADIGGNRPTPIGANLALNLDTDISFTNLTLTYIWDTHSDCWNFASALALPLAYVDIEANVSVGPRVGTRSEDEFGLFDIAFVPIQASYHISKTSHLGFGLTIWAPTGDYDSSDLANLSLNNWTFIPSISYTKLWMERGLEFSAVWGVQFYTENHDTDYQNGIVSDLEATVIQRFPNGMGIGLVGSWIDQFTDDDGKTADTLNGFSGRAFGIGPILTYTKKFGDSQLDLSARWIHEFEVEKRFDGDVFSLSAGYKF, encoded by the coding sequence ATGAAAAGGAAACACTTGTTATCCGCGCTGGCGCTCACGGTCGCTTGCGCTTCCCAAGCCCATGCCGTGGAAGGTGGGATTGGCCGCCCCGTGTCCGGAACGGCCATCAATCCCTTCGCCGGGGTGGTGCCGCCGGCGCCCGGTTTCATCTTTTCCGTCGGGGAGATCTACTATACTGCGGACATCGGCGGAAATCGCCCCACGCCCATCGGCGCGAACCTCGCGCTGAATCTGGATACGGACATTTCCTTCACCAATCTCACGCTGACCTACATCTGGGACACGCACAGCGATTGCTGGAACTTTGCCTCGGCCTTGGCCCTGCCGCTGGCCTACGTGGACATCGAGGCGAATGTCAGCGTCGGGCCAAGGGTGGGCACGCGCAGTGAGGACGAGTTTGGTTTGTTTGATATCGCCTTTGTTCCGATCCAGGCGAGCTACCACATCAGCAAGACCTCGCATCTTGGCTTCGGGCTTACCATCTGGGCGCCGACCGGTGACTACGATTCCTCGGATCTCGCGAACCTCAGCCTGAACAACTGGACCTTTATCCCGAGCATCTCCTACACGAAGTTGTGGATGGAGCGCGGGCTGGAATTCAGCGCTGTGTGGGGTGTTCAGTTCTACACCGAGAACCACGACACCGACTACCAGAATGGAATCGTTTCCGATCTGGAAGCCACGGTGATCCAGCGCTTCCCGAATGGCATGGGGATCGGTCTTGTCGGTAGTTGGATTGACCAGTTCACCGATGACGACGGCAAGACCGCGGACACGCTCAATGGTTTCAGCGGCCGGGCTTTCGGCATCGGCCCGATCCTCACCTACACGAAGAAATTCGGCGATAGCCAGCTCGATCTGAGTGCCCGCTGGATCCACGAGTTCGAGGTCGAGAAGCGGTTCGACGGCGACGTCTTCTCGCTCTCCGCCGGCTACAAGTTCTGA
- a CDS encoding arylsulfatase, producing MNLRSCLLVATVALASALSAQEKKPNILVIWGDDIGTWNTSFWSRGMMGYKTPNIDRIAREGVAFTDYYGQQSCTAGRAAFIGGNVPVRTGMTKVGMPGAKEGWQKTDVTMATVLKSQGYATGQFGKNHQGDRDEHLPTQHGFDEFMGNLYHLNAEEEPENEDYPADMVMADGKTFKQKYAPRGVIHSYADGRVEDTGPLTKKRMETVDDETLAAAKDFIQRQTKAEKPFFVWYNTTRMHFRTHVRPEHRHKGNDEYTDGMIEHDAMVGDILKFLDDNKLTDNTIVVYSTDNAPHFNTWPDGGMVPFRSEKNSNWEGAYRVPCFVRWPGHIPAGTVLNGVVSHEDWLPTFAAIAGAPDIKEKLKAGVDLNGRHYKNYIDGYNITDYITGKTDKDPRHEFMYVNDDGQIVAIRYDAWKAVFLENRGMAFEVWREPFVELRVPLLFNLERDPFEKAQHSANTYNDWFLDHVYLLIPIQQYAGEFLKTMVDYPPSQTPGSFNLAKVQKQIEAAAGGK from the coding sequence ATGAACCTGAGGAGTTGTCTCCTCGTTGCGACCGTCGCCTTGGCGTCGGCGCTATCCGCCCAAGAAAAGAAGCCGAACATCCTGGTGATCTGGGGTGACGACATCGGAACCTGGAACACCAGCTTCTGGAGCCGCGGCATGATGGGCTACAAGACGCCTAATATCGACCGCATCGCCCGGGAAGGCGTCGCCTTCACCGACTACTACGGTCAGCAAAGTTGCACCGCGGGGCGTGCGGCCTTCATCGGCGGCAACGTGCCGGTGCGAACCGGTATGACCAAGGTCGGCATGCCCGGTGCCAAGGAAGGCTGGCAGAAGACCGACGTGACGATGGCCACCGTGCTGAAATCGCAGGGGTATGCCACCGGCCAGTTCGGGAAGAATCACCAGGGCGACCGCGATGAGCATCTGCCGACGCAGCACGGCTTCGATGAGTTCATGGGGAACCTTTATCACCTCAATGCCGAGGAGGAGCCGGAGAACGAGGACTATCCCGCCGACATGGTGATGGCGGATGGGAAGACCTTCAAACAGAAGTATGCCCCCCGCGGCGTGATCCATTCGTATGCCGACGGCAGGGTCGAGGACACGGGCCCGCTGACCAAGAAGCGCATGGAAACCGTGGACGACGAAACCCTCGCCGCAGCCAAGGACTTCATCCAGCGCCAAACCAAGGCCGAAAAGCCGTTCTTCGTCTGGTATAACACGACGCGGATGCACTTCCGCACCCATGTCCGTCCCGAGCATCGGCACAAGGGCAATGACGAATACACCGATGGCATGATCGAGCACGATGCGATGGTCGGCGACATCCTCAAGTTCCTCGATGACAACAAGCTCACGGACAACACCATCGTGGTGTATTCGACGGACAATGCTCCGCACTTCAATACCTGGCCGGATGGAGGCATGGTGCCCTTCCGCAGCGAGAAGAATTCAAACTGGGAAGGCGCCTATCGCGTGCCGTGCTTCGTGCGCTGGCCCGGCCACATCCCCGCCGGGACCGTGCTCAACGGCGTCGTCTCACACGAAGATTGGTTGCCGACTTTCGCAGCCATCGCGGGTGCGCCGGATATCAAGGAGAAGCTCAAGGCGGGCGTGGACCTGAATGGCCGTCATTATAAGAACTACATCGATGGCTACAACATCACCGACTACATCACCGGCAAGACCGACAAGGATCCGCGCCACGAGTTCATGTATGTGAACGACGACGGCCAGATTGTCGCGATCCGCTACGACGCTTGGAAGGCAGTCTTCCTCGAAAACCGCGGGATGGCCTTCGAGGTCTGGCGCGAGCCTTTCGTCGAGCTGCGCGTGCCACTGCTCTTCAACCTGGAGCGGGATCCGTTTGAGAAAGCCCAGCATAGCGCGAACACCTACAACGACTGGTTTCTGGATCACGTTTACCTCCTGATACCGATCCAGCAGTATGCCGGTGAGTTCTTGAAAACAATGGTGGACTACCCGCCGAGCCAGACGCCCGGTTCATTCAATCTGGCGAAGGTCCAGAAGCAGATCGAGGCAGCGGCGGGTGGGAAGTGA